A single region of the Corallococcus silvisoli genome encodes:
- a CDS encoding PAS domain-containing sensor histidine kinase, with translation MAGGAIRELEAVLDAAVDPVIACDSGEHILHVNTATERLVGWDREQLLGKPVTKLFPSRLHSFQGVSLVRYLLSRRKLLSGRPTRVFARRKDGVELLVELTVGAAGVNEEERIVLTMRRLHEVIDTLDEPLEHVANGPEAPVRPEETGDRLYQLVVENAPQGIFHFDRVPILTACNEQFAQLMGTSKRNLVGVNLLTLRDENIMACVRESLGGQRCDYEGDYRALSTGKVTPVRVRFAPCYAEDGSVEGGVAIVEDITDRRRVEAEREENMAQLDLLFRGAPVGIGFLDTELRYVRINETLARINGLPAEAHVGHTLPELLGAPGAVAELGPRQVLRTGEPMVSQEATTEDLGAPGPMRSFSGSFYPVRTPDGRVLGVGVLLEDVTERKRAEEERAHLYREAQEAVRVRDDFLSIASHELKTPLTPLSLRLATLERRLERGEHLDPSVLRHARHQLTRLTGLINDLLDASRIEAGRLALHPEDTRFDQLVEHTLASLGGQRGNHVFDFERPPRTISVHGDAYRLEQVVLNLLENALKYSPDGGTIRVRLSVDEDVAVLSVKDPGIGIPEDQQRQLFDRYFRARNASSRSYGGLGLGLYISRDIVERHGGRIWVESEPGQGSTFYVALPTLAAARPALPLAWADRHLH, from the coding sequence ATGGCTGGAGGAGCCATACGGGAGCTGGAGGCCGTCCTGGACGCCGCGGTGGATCCCGTCATCGCGTGCGACTCCGGCGAGCACATCCTGCACGTCAACACGGCGACGGAGCGGCTGGTGGGGTGGGACCGCGAGCAGCTGCTGGGCAAGCCCGTCACCAAGCTCTTTCCCTCTCGCCTGCACTCCTTCCAAGGCGTGAGCCTGGTGCGCTACCTGCTGTCGCGCAGGAAGCTGCTCAGCGGGCGCCCCACCCGCGTCTTCGCCCGGCGCAAGGACGGCGTGGAGCTGCTGGTGGAGCTGACGGTGGGCGCCGCTGGCGTGAACGAGGAGGAGCGCATCGTCCTCACGATGCGCCGGCTGCACGAGGTCATCGACACGCTGGACGAGCCCCTGGAGCACGTGGCCAACGGCCCTGAAGCGCCGGTGCGTCCGGAGGAGACGGGGGATCGGCTCTACCAGCTGGTGGTGGAGAACGCCCCCCAGGGCATCTTCCACTTCGACCGCGTGCCCATCCTCACCGCCTGCAACGAGCAGTTCGCGCAGCTCATGGGCACGTCGAAGCGCAACCTCGTGGGCGTGAACCTGCTCACGCTGCGCGACGAGAACATCATGGCGTGCGTGCGCGAGTCGCTGGGCGGACAGCGCTGCGACTACGAAGGGGACTACCGCGCGCTCAGCACCGGGAAGGTGACGCCCGTGCGCGTGCGCTTCGCGCCGTGCTACGCCGAGGACGGCTCGGTGGAGGGCGGGGTGGCCATCGTGGAGGACATCACCGACCGCCGCCGCGTGGAGGCCGAGCGCGAGGAGAACATGGCCCAGCTCGACCTGCTCTTCCGCGGCGCCCCGGTGGGCATCGGCTTCCTGGACACGGAGCTGCGCTACGTGCGCATCAACGAGACGCTCGCGCGCATCAACGGCCTGCCCGCGGAGGCGCACGTGGGCCACACGCTGCCGGAGCTGCTCGGGGCGCCGGGCGCCGTCGCGGAGCTGGGCCCGCGGCAGGTCCTGCGGACCGGCGAGCCGATGGTGAGCCAGGAGGCCACCACCGAGGACCTGGGCGCGCCCGGCCCCATGCGCTCCTTCTCAGGCAGCTTCTACCCGGTGCGCACGCCCGACGGCCGCGTGCTGGGCGTGGGGGTCCTGTTGGAGGACGTCACCGAGCGCAAGCGCGCGGAGGAGGAGCGCGCGCACCTGTACCGCGAGGCCCAGGAGGCCGTCCGCGTGCGCGACGACTTCCTCTCCATCGCGAGCCACGAGCTGAAGACGCCGCTCACGCCCCTGAGCCTGCGCCTGGCCACGCTGGAGCGCCGCCTGGAGCGCGGCGAGCACCTGGACCCGAGCGTGCTGCGCCACGCGCGCCACCAGCTCACCCGCCTCACCGGCCTCATCAACGACCTGCTGGACGCGTCGCGCATCGAAGCGGGCCGGCTGGCCCTGCACCCGGAGGACACCCGCTTCGACCAGCTGGTGGAGCACACGCTCGCCAGCCTGGGAGGACAGAGGGGCAACCACGTCTTCGACTTCGAACGGCCCCCGCGCACCATCTCCGTGCACGGCGACGCGTACCGGCTGGAGCAGGTCGTCCTCAACCTGCTGGAGAACGCGCTCAAGTACAGCCCGGATGGCGGCACCATCCGCGTGCGCCTGTCGGTGGACGAGGACGTGGCGGTGCTGTCCGTGAAGGACCCGGGCATCGGCATCCCGGAGGACCAGCAGCGGCAGCTCTTCGACCGCTACTTCCGCGCGCGCAACGCCTCCAGCCGCTCCTACGGGGGCCTGGGGCTGGGCCTCTACATCAGCCGCGACATCGTGGAGCGCCATGGCGGCCGCATCTGGGTGGAGAGTGAACCGGGCCAGGGGTCCACCTTCTACGTCGCGCTGCCAACGCTCGCCGCCGCGCGGCCCGCCCTCCCGCTCGCCTGGGCGGACCGCCACCTGCACTGA
- a CDS encoding SH3 domain-containing protein, whose translation MKRLTWGLVLLTLGVPVTAAWAVKKDEKLYVKARNTRVLKSAVPTADVVAVLQPGQQVTWKGADPTNKQWHQVTEPGGKPGYVFQTNLSTKPPDMELVAKDGKTRSIDPAAFVSSGAAVKALSPGAEKYGREKGGGYADAVAQIQKVEGIARRVTPVEIDAHVRQAGLFPVVAPNTAVGPQKVAKGSNKPTKGAK comes from the coding sequence ATGAAGCGACTGACATGGGGCCTGGTGCTGCTGACGCTGGGGGTGCCGGTGACGGCCGCGTGGGCGGTGAAGAAGGACGAGAAGCTCTACGTGAAGGCGCGCAACACGCGCGTGCTCAAGAGCGCGGTACCCACCGCGGACGTGGTGGCGGTGCTCCAGCCCGGCCAGCAGGTGACGTGGAAGGGCGCGGACCCCACGAACAAGCAATGGCACCAGGTGACGGAGCCCGGAGGAAAGCCCGGCTACGTGTTCCAGACGAACCTGTCCACGAAGCCGCCCGACATGGAGCTGGTGGCCAAGGACGGGAAGACGCGAAGCATCGACCCGGCGGCCTTCGTCTCCAGCGGGGCGGCGGTGAAGGCGCTGAGCCCGGGCGCGGAGAAGTACGGCCGCGAGAAGGGCGGTGGCTACGCGGACGCGGTGGCGCAGATCCAGAAGGTGGAGGGAATCGCCAGGCGGGTGACTCCGGTGGAGATCGACGCGCACGTGAGGCAGGCCGGGCTGTTCCCCGTGGTGGCGCCCAACACCGCCGTGGGTCCGCAGAAGGTGGCGAAGGGCTCCAACAAGCCGACGAAGGGGGCGAAGTGA
- a CDS encoding M48 family metalloprotease → MRSRMGMLAVAGLGLCLTSCAQVTKSLKATNLGGEVGRAAVATSEKVQACDKLKVEPAIQEEYALGSAVAIHWAQQGGGLMLASAAEEGLNTYVNTVGRNLAMQSPRPELGWTFAVLKDPKNFNALSAPGGYVFVTRRLLQGVDNEAQLAGVLAHEIAHVVLKHALHQYVSVKVNTCQLATVGNAVVSAVAAKVLDAGGRDGRLDLDSDTGLMAKMAEGTVEALGKGNRKDEEMAADALAVELLLSAGYDPREYSRLLEQTAGGGGILENHPKKEERMAQISRILAARERDEDALARLDPASLQSPALPTAFAIVGPAPGGKARGVAKDTK, encoded by the coding sequence ATGCGCTCGCGCATGGGGATGCTCGCGGTGGCGGGCCTGGGCCTGTGTCTGACGTCCTGCGCCCAGGTGACGAAGAGCCTGAAGGCCACGAACCTGGGCGGCGAGGTGGGCCGGGCGGCCGTGGCCACGTCGGAGAAGGTGCAGGCGTGCGACAAGCTGAAGGTGGAGCCCGCCATCCAGGAGGAGTACGCGCTGGGCAGCGCGGTGGCCATCCACTGGGCGCAGCAGGGCGGCGGGTTGATGCTCGCGAGCGCCGCGGAGGAGGGGCTGAACACCTACGTCAACACGGTGGGCCGCAACCTGGCGATGCAGTCACCGCGGCCGGAGCTGGGCTGGACGTTCGCCGTGCTCAAGGACCCGAAGAACTTCAACGCCCTCTCCGCCCCGGGAGGCTACGTCTTCGTCACGCGCCGGCTGCTCCAGGGCGTGGACAACGAGGCGCAGCTCGCGGGCGTGCTGGCGCATGAGATTGCCCACGTCGTGCTCAAGCACGCCCTGCACCAGTATGTCTCCGTGAAGGTGAACACCTGCCAGCTCGCCACGGTGGGCAACGCGGTCGTGTCGGCGGTCGCCGCGAAGGTGCTGGACGCGGGGGGCCGGGATGGCCGGCTGGACCTGGATTCGGACACGGGCCTGATGGCCAAGATGGCCGAAGGCACCGTGGAGGCCCTGGGCAAGGGCAACCGCAAGGACGAGGAGATGGCGGCGGACGCGCTCGCGGTGGAGCTGCTGCTGTCCGCGGGCTACGACCCGCGGGAGTACTCGCGGCTGCTCGAACAGACGGCGGGCGGTGGCGGCATCCTGGAGAACCACCCGAAGAAGGAGGAGCGCATGGCGCAGATCTCCCGCATCCTGGCGGCGCGGGAGCGGGACGAGGACGCGCTCGCGCGGTTGGATCCCGCGTCGCTCCAGAGCCCCGCGCTGCCCACCGCCTTCGCCATCGTGGGCCCCGCGCCGGGCGGGAAGGCCCGGGGCGTGGCGAAGGACACGAAGTAG
- a CDS encoding ParA family protein — MEAPTYSSKQVAEMLGVTPKAIPSELRKETYGPEDVWELRTTLDRFPPTAGHRRQLFLNFKGGTGKTSLSTSYAWRLAEMGYAVLLIDLDSQGHATKCLGYEGEDFEKTLLDVLVRKTPLVQVVQKSTLPNLDFIPSNLSMSTVDLALMPMAGREFKLRNALKDVEAQYDFIVFDAPPSFGLLNLNALMAANDLFVPVLADFLSFHGLKLLFETVQSLEEDLNHVLDHVFIVVNSFNATFKLAKEALEALQTHYPEYLLPTIIRQCTKFAQASSEGRPVFVADPTSKGASDIQAMLDNVLPRLVAAHAAASKSGTATKAG, encoded by the coding sequence ATGGAAGCGCCGACGTACAGCTCGAAGCAGGTGGCCGAGATGCTCGGCGTGACTCCGAAGGCCATCCCCTCGGAGCTGCGCAAGGAGACCTACGGCCCGGAGGACGTGTGGGAGCTGCGCACGACGCTCGACCGCTTCCCTCCCACCGCGGGCCACCGCCGCCAGCTCTTCCTCAACTTCAAGGGCGGCACCGGGAAGACGTCCCTGTCCACCTCGTACGCGTGGCGGCTCGCGGAGATGGGCTACGCGGTGCTCCTCATCGACCTGGACAGCCAGGGGCACGCCACCAAGTGCCTGGGCTACGAAGGCGAGGACTTCGAGAAGACGCTCCTGGACGTGCTGGTGCGCAAGACGCCCCTCGTGCAGGTGGTGCAGAAGTCCACCCTGCCCAACCTGGACTTCATCCCGTCCAACCTGAGCATGTCCACGGTGGACCTGGCGCTGATGCCCATGGCCGGCCGTGAGTTCAAGCTGCGCAACGCGCTCAAGGACGTGGAGGCCCAGTACGACTTCATCGTCTTCGACGCGCCCCCGTCCTTCGGCCTGCTCAACCTCAACGCGCTGATGGCCGCGAACGACCTGTTCGTGCCGGTGCTCGCGGACTTCCTCTCCTTCCACGGCCTCAAGCTGCTCTTTGAGACGGTGCAGAGCCTGGAGGAGGACCTGAACCACGTGCTGGACCACGTCTTCATCGTGGTGAACTCCTTCAACGCCACCTTCAAGCTGGCGAAGGAGGCGCTGGAGGCACTTCAGACGCACTACCCCGAGTACCTGCTGCCCACCATCATCCGGCAGTGCACCAAGTTCGCGCAGGCCTCCAGCGAGGGCCGCCCGGTGTTCGTGGCGGACCCCACGTCCAAGGGGGCCAGCGACATCCAGGCCATGCTCGACAACGTGCTGCCCCGCCTGGTGGCCGCGCACGCCGCCGCGTCCAAGAGCGGCACCGCGACGAAAGCCGGCTGA
- a CDS encoding CHASE2 domain-containing protein, which yields MTGELWKSIQERWRHHGSQMLGVALVATLVAWAGEWSGVLQDVEHIAYDRALVTFTGGRGLSSHVVVVAIDQRTLDGINQDEQLRTNFGNWPYTRTLWARIAQELKAAGAKAVLFDAVMDERASDESADLGFAQVLRDTGLPFYVGMVTSGTASPLPRADFTAAVPLTAPEAAPSPAPTDAPPADEAFPEEFEDAPATATPTLEPGALARALAFPARRTDGGALPALRYRAQGGEWRPRYPVPPTTALVGSVTGFGLVDTEADTDGFMRRTHFAYSDGVNTYVTLPVRMLADLVGAKELTLSGRTLQLGERAWHVDADGSAALDYGGPLHERFTLVPLLDVLEDWIRRSAHKPVALGADTFRDKVVVIGGTAVGVNDIKATPFSPTQPGLVKQATVVDALLSGAFITRAPAGVDLGITFLVALVSAVLLMTARWTPLEVGWPLVLVLGLYGFTGLLLRTTQTHVLMAMPALAGIGASVAALAFNHLVANRETQFIRQAFHRFMEPKLVEQMIRSRQLPRLDGENKEITAFFSDIRGFSTFSERFKEDPRQLVRILNTYLTTVSGALLREGGCLDKYIGDAVVCLFGAPMAQEDHAVRACRGALAAKAAVEVLREDFRRKGFPDVYTRIGVNSAVNFVGNFGSDQLFSYTAIGDGMNLAARLEGANKAYGSVIMIGPRTYELAREHIEVRELDRVRVAGKTEAVTVYELLALKGQLDAGTQRTVARYHEALGLYREARFAEAVAVLEAETARAPEDGPTGKLLERCREYLEAPPEKFDGVANLEK from the coding sequence GTGACGGGTGAGCTGTGGAAGAGCATCCAGGAGCGTTGGCGCCACCACGGGTCGCAGATGCTCGGGGTCGCGCTGGTGGCCACCCTCGTCGCGTGGGCGGGCGAGTGGAGCGGCGTGCTCCAGGACGTGGAGCACATCGCATACGACCGCGCGCTGGTGACGTTCACCGGCGGCCGGGGGCTGTCCTCCCACGTGGTGGTGGTGGCCATCGACCAGCGCACGCTGGATGGCATCAACCAGGATGAGCAGCTGCGCACCAACTTCGGCAACTGGCCGTACACGCGCACGCTGTGGGCGCGCATCGCGCAGGAGCTGAAGGCCGCGGGAGCGAAGGCGGTCCTCTTCGACGCGGTGATGGACGAGCGCGCGTCGGACGAGTCCGCCGACCTCGGCTTCGCCCAGGTGCTGCGAGACACGGGGCTGCCCTTCTACGTGGGCATGGTGACCAGCGGCACCGCGAGCCCCCTGCCCCGCGCGGACTTCACCGCCGCCGTGCCATTGACCGCCCCGGAGGCCGCGCCCTCCCCAGCGCCCACGGACGCCCCCCCCGCTGACGAGGCGTTCCCCGAGGAGTTCGAGGACGCCCCCGCCACGGCCACGCCCACGCTGGAGCCCGGGGCGCTGGCGCGGGCGCTCGCGTTCCCCGCGCGCCGGACGGATGGGGGTGCGCTGCCGGCGTTGCGGTACCGCGCGCAGGGCGGGGAGTGGCGGCCCCGCTACCCGGTGCCGCCCACGACCGCGCTGGTGGGGTCGGTGACCGGCTTCGGGCTGGTGGACACGGAGGCGGACACGGACGGCTTCATGCGCCGCACGCACTTCGCCTACTCGGATGGCGTCAACACCTACGTGACGCTGCCGGTGCGCATGCTGGCGGACCTGGTGGGCGCGAAGGAGCTCACGCTCTCCGGCCGCACGCTCCAGCTGGGCGAGCGCGCGTGGCACGTGGACGCGGACGGCAGCGCGGCGCTGGACTACGGCGGCCCGCTCCATGAGCGCTTCACCCTGGTGCCCCTGCTGGACGTGCTGGAGGATTGGATCCGCCGAAGCGCGCACAAGCCCGTGGCGCTGGGCGCGGACACCTTCCGGGACAAGGTGGTGGTCATCGGCGGCACGGCGGTGGGCGTCAACGACATCAAGGCGACGCCGTTCTCTCCCACGCAGCCGGGGTTGGTGAAGCAGGCCACGGTGGTGGACGCGCTGCTGTCCGGCGCCTTCATCACGCGGGCGCCGGCGGGCGTGGACCTGGGCATCACCTTCCTGGTGGCGCTGGTGTCCGCGGTGCTGTTGATGACGGCGCGCTGGACGCCGCTGGAGGTGGGCTGGCCGCTGGTGCTCGTGCTCGGGCTGTATGGGTTCACGGGCCTGTTGCTGCGGACGACCCAGACACATGTGTTGATGGCGATGCCGGCGCTCGCGGGCATTGGCGCCAGCGTGGCGGCGCTGGCGTTCAACCACCTGGTGGCCAACCGCGAGACGCAGTTCATCCGGCAGGCGTTCCACCGCTTCATGGAGCCGAAGCTGGTGGAGCAGATGATCCGCTCGCGGCAGCTGCCGCGCCTGGATGGGGAGAACAAGGAGATCACCGCCTTCTTCAGCGACATCCGCGGCTTCTCCACCTTCAGCGAGCGCTTCAAGGAGGACCCGCGCCAGCTGGTGCGCATTCTCAACACGTACCTCACGACGGTGAGCGGGGCGCTGCTGCGCGAGGGCGGCTGCCTGGACAAGTACATTGGCGACGCGGTGGTGTGCCTCTTCGGCGCGCCCATGGCGCAGGAGGACCACGCGGTGCGCGCGTGCCGGGGTGCGCTCGCGGCGAAGGCGGCGGTGGAGGTCCTGCGCGAGGACTTCCGGCGCAAGGGCTTCCCGGATGTGTACACGCGCATCGGCGTGAACAGCGCGGTGAACTTCGTGGGCAACTTCGGCAGCGACCAGCTCTTCAGCTACACGGCCATTGGCGACGGGATGAACCTGGCCGCGCGGCTGGAGGGCGCGAACAAGGCCTACGGCTCGGTCATCATGATTGGCCCGCGCACGTACGAGCTGGCGCGCGAGCACATCGAGGTGCGCGAGCTGGACCGCGTGCGGGTGGCGGGCAAGACGGAGGCCGTCACGGTCTACGAACTGCTCGCGCTCAAGGGGCAGCTGGATGCCGGCACCCAGCGCACGGTGGCGCGCTACCACGAGGCCCTGGGGCTGTACCGGGAGGCGCGCTTCGCGGAGGCGGTGGCGGTGCTGGAGGCGGAGACGGCGCGGGCGCCGGAGGACGGGCCCACCGGGAAGCTGCTGGAGCGCTGCCGCGAGTACCTGGAAGCGCCTCCGGAAAAGTTCGACGGCGTCGCGAATCTGGAGAAGTGA
- a CDS encoding M1 family aminopeptidase encodes MRCCHRHAPAAGLSDPHPFSLPGATEHYAAPRPVRAEHVRIELDLDFGQRTLTGTCTTRVSAVRAVSTVSFDAVDLDITEARVDGRVVPFSNSGSHVRVELPRALETGQACDIALSYRARPRRGLYFWGPDAGYPDRPLQAWTQGQDIDARCWFPCLDTPAQKATSEVIATFPANMTSLSNGVLVSDVTLGERRTQHHRMAQPHAPYLVTLVVGEFDEATDTAGTTPLRYLFPKGRREDALRCVARTPRMIAAFEALTGEPYPWSGYAQVFVTEFILGGMEHTTATTMVDTVLHDARAHLDFTAEPLVSHELAHQWFGDLLTCRDWPHGWLNEGFATYFEVLWKEQGDDRDEADHHRALDLEAYLTETRERYARPIVARKFQAPMDLFDRHLYEKGGLVLHELRRRVGDDLFVRALRHYVASNRHGVVETVDLARAFEQATGHNLDPVFDQYVHAPGHPELKVEVRYEADDARLRIAVRQAQRTDAGTPVFRLPLEVVVTVNGQDTRHRLDVTDAEHRFHLPCAAAPSQVRVDPRRDVLGSLDVDKAVGLWREELARAPEARARTEAAHALGKDGGLRSVEALGRALTDTGLFWATRAACAKSLGRIRTPEARASLLGALTTPHPRVRRAVVAALGEFRHDAEVAGRLRALLEAGDASYFVEAEAARGLGRVRAPDALPLLEAAAARPSFQDVIGAGAMDGLAESQDPAAFPVAVARTAYGQPAFLRRAAVGAVAKLAEVANRKREAVDLFAQLLRDPQFRVQLAVCDAASTLGDRRLLPALEGTTFSDPRTRRYAREAVRALRDGAPQAREVSALREELDALKQETRTLREKLEALTLGAAPPRTAPRKAVRKRSAKRGRTPAPKRKR; translated from the coding sequence ATGCGCTGCTGCCACCGCCACGCCCCCGCCGCCGGGTTGTCCGACCCGCACCCGTTCAGCCTCCCCGGCGCCACCGAGCACTACGCCGCGCCGCGGCCGGTGCGCGCCGAGCACGTGCGCATCGAGCTGGACCTGGACTTCGGCCAGCGCACCCTGACCGGCACCTGCACCACGCGTGTGTCCGCGGTCCGCGCCGTGTCCACGGTCAGCTTCGACGCGGTGGACCTGGACATCACGGAGGCGCGCGTGGACGGGCGCGTCGTCCCCTTCTCCAACTCCGGGTCCCACGTGCGCGTGGAGCTGCCCCGCGCGCTGGAGACGGGGCAGGCGTGCGACATCGCGCTCAGCTACCGCGCCCGTCCCCGCCGGGGCCTCTACTTCTGGGGTCCCGACGCGGGCTACCCCGACCGGCCCCTCCAGGCGTGGACGCAGGGCCAGGACATCGACGCGCGGTGCTGGTTCCCCTGCCTGGACACGCCCGCGCAGAAGGCCACGTCGGAGGTCATCGCCACCTTCCCCGCGAACATGACGTCGCTGTCCAACGGCGTGCTCGTCAGCGACGTCACCCTGGGCGAGCGCCGCACGCAGCACCACCGCATGGCGCAGCCGCACGCGCCCTACCTCGTCACGCTGGTGGTGGGCGAGTTCGACGAGGCCACCGACACCGCCGGCACCACGCCGCTGCGCTACCTGTTCCCCAAGGGCCGCCGCGAGGACGCGCTGCGGTGCGTGGCGCGCACGCCGAGGATGATCGCCGCGTTCGAAGCCCTCACCGGCGAACCGTACCCGTGGAGCGGCTACGCGCAGGTGTTCGTCACGGAGTTCATCCTGGGCGGCATGGAGCACACCACGGCCACCACGATGGTGGACACGGTGCTACACGACGCGCGGGCGCACCTGGACTTCACCGCCGAGCCGCTCGTCTCCCATGAGCTGGCGCACCAGTGGTTCGGCGACCTGCTCACCTGCCGCGACTGGCCCCACGGCTGGCTCAACGAGGGCTTCGCCACCTACTTCGAGGTGCTGTGGAAGGAGCAGGGCGACGACCGGGACGAGGCGGACCACCACCGCGCGCTCGACCTGGAGGCCTACCTGACGGAGACGCGCGAGCGCTACGCGCGCCCCATCGTCGCGCGGAAGTTCCAGGCCCCCATGGACCTGTTCGACCGCCACCTCTACGAGAAGGGCGGCCTGGTGCTCCACGAGCTGCGCCGCCGCGTGGGGGACGACCTCTTCGTGCGCGCCCTGCGCCACTACGTCGCGTCGAACCGTCACGGGGTGGTGGAGACGGTGGACCTGGCCCGCGCCTTCGAGCAGGCCACGGGGCACAACCTGGATCCGGTCTTCGACCAGTACGTCCACGCCCCCGGCCATCCGGAGCTGAAGGTGGAGGTCCGCTACGAGGCCGATGACGCGCGCCTGCGCATCGCCGTGCGGCAGGCGCAGCGCACCGACGCGGGCACGCCCGTGTTCCGCCTCCCGCTGGAGGTGGTCGTCACCGTGAACGGCCAGGACACGCGCCACCGGCTGGACGTCACCGACGCGGAGCACCGCTTCCACCTGCCCTGCGCCGCCGCGCCCTCTCAGGTGCGGGTGGATCCGCGCCGCGACGTGCTGGGCTCGCTGGACGTGGACAAGGCCGTGGGGCTATGGCGCGAGGAGCTGGCCCGCGCGCCGGAGGCCCGCGCGCGCACGGAGGCGGCGCACGCGCTGGGGAAGGACGGCGGCCTGCGTTCGGTGGAGGCGCTGGGCCGCGCGCTGACGGACACCGGCCTGTTCTGGGCCACCCGCGCCGCGTGCGCGAAGTCGCTGGGGCGCATCCGCACCCCGGAGGCCCGCGCGAGCCTGCTGGGCGCGCTCACCACCCCGCACCCGCGCGTGCGCCGCGCCGTGGTGGCCGCGCTGGGCGAGTTCCGCCACGACGCGGAGGTGGCCGGCCGCCTGCGGGCGCTGCTGGAGGCCGGGGACGCCAGCTACTTCGTGGAGGCGGAGGCCGCGCGGGGACTGGGGCGCGTGCGCGCTCCGGACGCGCTGCCCCTGCTGGAGGCCGCCGCCGCGCGGCCTTCGTTCCAGGACGTCATTGGCGCGGGCGCGATGGACGGGCTCGCGGAGTCACAGGACCCGGCCGCGTTCCCGGTGGCGGTGGCGCGCACCGCGTACGGACAGCCCGCGTTCCTGCGCCGCGCCGCCGTGGGCGCGGTGGCGAAGCTGGCGGAGGTCGCGAACCGCAAGCGCGAGGCGGTGGACCTGTTCGCGCAGCTCCTGCGCGACCCGCAGTTCCGCGTGCAGCTGGCCGTGTGCGACGCGGCCTCCACCCTGGGCGACCGGCGCCTGCTGCCCGCGCTGGAGGGCACGACCTTCAGCGACCCGCGCACCCGCCGCTATGCCCGCGAGGCCGTGCGAGCCCTGCGCGACGGCGCGCCCCAGGCCCGTGAGGTCTCCGCGCTGCGCGAGGAGCTGGATGCGCTCAAGCAGGAGACGCGGACCCTGCGCGAGAAGCTGGAGGCGCTCACCCTGGGCGCGGCGCCGCCCCGCACCGCGCCCCGGAAGGCCGTGCGCAAGCGCTCGGCGAAGCGCGGACGCACACCGGCCCCGAAGCGCAAGCGCTAG
- a CDS encoding TspO/MBR family protein has protein sequence MRISALGGSEGLEHNPTLNRESAVALGAFAALTAGAVYVGARSTREAVSQGWYKRLRKPPFQPPREAFAPVWTALYALIAVSGWRIWGSPAGAERSRALGLWFVQLGLNAAWSHLFFGRRQLTAAAVENGALLGSIVAYTVAASRVDRKAPWLMAPYLGWVSFANVLSADIARRNA, from the coding sequence ATGCGGATCAGCGCGCTGGGAGGCTCCGAGGGTCTGGAACACAACCCCACGCTCAACCGCGAGTCCGCGGTGGCGCTGGGCGCCTTCGCCGCCCTCACCGCCGGGGCCGTCTACGTGGGCGCGCGCAGCACCCGCGAGGCCGTGTCACAGGGGTGGTACAAGCGGCTCCGGAAGCCGCCGTTCCAGCCGCCCCGCGAAGCCTTCGCGCCGGTCTGGACCGCCCTCTACGCGCTCATCGCCGTCTCCGGCTGGCGCATCTGGGGCTCGCCCGCGGGCGCTGAGCGCTCTCGCGCCCTGGGGCTTTGGTTCGTCCAGCTGGGCCTCAACGCCGCGTGGTCCCACCTGTTCTTCGGCAGGCGCCAACTGACGGCCGCGGCGGTGGAGAACGGGGCGCTCTTGGGCAGCATCGTGGCCTACACCGTCGCCGCGAGCCGCGTGGACCGCAAGGCCCCGTGGCTGATGGCCCCGTACCTGGGCTGGGTGTCCTTCGCCAACGTGCTGTCCGCCGACATCGCCCGCCGCAATGCCTGA
- a CDS encoding J domain-containing protein encodes MQAVLYFSDKQVREKLFAFVDAAGGLLLVAGVHHDAGMTRPPQAREPFAALEDVFGHVLSQVIVADEGTAEGMWRDPLGDLGDRLYPADKKRAYAVATGYVLLEDGEPRAVVRKHASPAEDLWFLQEALSRLSPSVPAPDPEKRPGHRRPEPAPRAPPRYGPASAGGSARSDEPREEAGARDGAGRAGRAGWARDGAGARTSDETPPRGRRAVEPPPAEPEAKDPWVVLGIERGTPRDEARKAFRVLIAQYHPDKVAHLAPEFHVLAERRTREILDAWEALERDAG; translated from the coding sequence GTGCAGGCCGTCCTCTACTTCTCCGACAAGCAGGTGCGAGAGAAGCTCTTCGCGTTCGTGGACGCCGCCGGGGGGCTGTTGCTGGTGGCGGGGGTGCATCACGACGCGGGGATGACGCGCCCGCCGCAGGCGCGCGAGCCCTTCGCCGCGCTGGAGGACGTCTTCGGGCACGTGCTGTCCCAGGTCATCGTGGCGGACGAGGGCACGGCGGAGGGCATGTGGCGGGACCCCCTGGGGGACCTGGGGGACCGGCTCTACCCGGCCGACAAGAAGCGCGCCTACGCGGTGGCCACGGGCTACGTGCTGCTGGAGGACGGCGAGCCGCGCGCGGTGGTACGCAAGCACGCCAGCCCCGCCGAGGACCTGTGGTTCCTGCAGGAGGCCCTGAGCCGGCTGTCCCCGAGCGTCCCCGCGCCGGACCCCGAGAAGCGCCCCGGCCACCGCCGCCCCGAACCCGCCCCGCGCGCGCCGCCGCGCTACGGGCCCGCCAGCGCGGGTGGGAGCGCGCGCTCCGACGAGCCCCGTGAAGAGGCGGGGGCCCGCGACGGAGCCGGCAGGGCCGGGAGGGCGGGGTGGGCGCGTGACGGCGCCGGGGCGCGGACGTCCGACGAGACGCCGCCGCGAGGCCGCCGTGCCGTGGAGCCGCCGCCCGCCGAACCCGAGGCGAAGGACCCCTGGGTCGTGCTGGGCATCGAGCGGGGCACGCCGAGGGACGAAGCACGCAAGGCGTTCCGCGTGCTCATCGCGCAGTACCACCCGGACAAGGTGGCGCACCTGGCGCCGGAGTTCCACGTGCTCGCGGAGCGCCGCACGCGCGAAATCCTGGACGCGTGGGAGGCGCTGGAGCGCGACGCCGGGTGA